One part of the Candidatus Tumulicola sp. genome encodes these proteins:
- a CDS encoding peptidylprolyl isomerase, whose product MPQPPTADEVKTLAAEAKNLRARVQTNKGDVVLEFFPDDAPTHVAAFIKLARAGFYDGLKFHRVEPNFVAQTGDPEGTGRGGPGYTLREEFNTRKHLQGTLGMARSSSPNSAGSQFYICLDAAPHLDRQYTVFGQVTQGMDAVKKIAVGDQMKSVKIEPKT is encoded by the coding sequence ATGCCGCAGCCGCCCACCGCCGACGAGGTCAAGACACTTGCCGCCGAAGCCAAAAACCTGCGCGCGCGCGTCCAGACGAATAAGGGCGACGTCGTGCTCGAATTCTTTCCCGACGACGCCCCGACGCACGTCGCCGCGTTCATCAAGCTCGCGCGCGCGGGCTTCTACGACGGCCTGAAATTCCACCGCGTCGAGCCGAACTTCGTGGCGCAGACCGGCGATCCGGAAGGAACAGGCCGCGGTGGGCCTGGTTACACGTTGCGCGAGGAATTCAATACGCGCAAGCACCTGCAAGGGACGTTAGGCATGGCGCGCTCTTCGTCTCCGAACTCGGCCGGTTCGCAGTTCTACATCTGCCTCGACGCTGCGCCCCATCTCGATCGGCAGTATACCGTTTTCGGGCAGGTCACGCAGGGCATGGATGCCGTCAAGAAGATCGCCGTCGGCGACCAGATGAAGTCCGTCAAAATCGAACCGAAAACGTGA
- a CDS encoding M56 family metallopeptidase, with the protein MSLPLTHLFEAFARDGMGAMLNALWQGVVLATAVWCVMRLVPRTSAGVRYTVWCATLAAMLTLPLLALRSAGLCCFGYLQSLPPLTLPESWARALFATWYVIATLLIARLIWNYVRLQQIKASATPLPALEQHRVRRWLRASGGHRTARLCSSEQIPMPVAIGLRDPIIVIPRYLLDHLSDLELDQVGLHELAHLQRWDDVTNVAQKIAEALCFFNPVVHWVGRQLALEREIACDDAVVAATGKPVTYAACLTRLAESATLLQHGLPALGALAPRKQLAIRVERLLDRDRRSLPAFSRFLGATAAAAIAAAIFVAAQLTPVVAVPATPDVSGATRTAETAASSRLAAASTSGTAASSFVMVASLPNEQQPHSPDAIAFKVVGFRWSPVQKTLGRMHFIIHMTRHALVSVARVAARNVWVDARVISARPAPAAGVRAAPEIVAMVRAPKVVETDAVSVPMTTPATAAWASASSDLAVATSDALAQELRASNSLADRARIVRELADRYDDAAARDALVSALAGDSSVRIRVQAAHVLADRAEEAYAKAALASALRASNIATIQAIALDALQPYLDEAAIRAAVVEALRSENVKIRRAAAQTLAPYADEDAAVKRALEEASRACAQAAKATKASAAELTEARRALEDVRKAMEQQGMQPHKKLDAPSD; encoded by the coding sequence CAAGGCGTGGTCCTGGCAACAGCGGTCTGGTGCGTCATGCGGCTCGTTCCGCGCACCAGCGCGGGAGTGCGCTATACGGTATGGTGCGCCACCCTTGCGGCAATGCTGACCTTGCCGCTTCTTGCGCTTCGCTCCGCCGGTCTTTGCTGCTTCGGCTACCTCCAGAGTTTGCCGCCGCTCACGCTGCCCGAGAGCTGGGCCCGCGCGCTCTTCGCAACGTGGTATGTCATCGCGACGCTCTTGATCGCCCGGCTGATATGGAATTACGTCCGCTTGCAGCAGATCAAGGCCAGCGCGACCCCGCTGCCGGCGCTTGAGCAGCATCGGGTCCGGCGCTGGCTTCGCGCGAGCGGCGGACACCGGACGGCCCGTCTGTGCAGCTCCGAGCAGATCCCCATGCCGGTCGCGATCGGACTGCGCGATCCCATCATCGTCATCCCTCGCTATCTCCTCGATCACCTCAGCGACCTCGAGTTGGATCAAGTCGGGCTGCACGAGCTGGCCCACCTGCAGCGTTGGGACGACGTCACGAATGTCGCTCAAAAAATCGCAGAGGCGCTTTGCTTTTTCAATCCGGTGGTGCATTGGGTCGGACGGCAACTGGCGCTCGAGCGCGAGATCGCGTGCGACGATGCGGTGGTCGCCGCCACCGGCAAGCCCGTCACCTATGCGGCATGTCTGACCAGGTTGGCCGAGTCCGCCACGCTGCTGCAGCACGGGCTGCCGGCGCTGGGCGCGCTCGCCCCTCGCAAGCAGCTCGCGATCCGCGTCGAGCGGCTGCTCGACCGCGATCGCCGCTCTCTTCCCGCCTTCTCGCGTTTCCTCGGCGCTACCGCGGCTGCGGCGATCGCAGCGGCGATCTTCGTCGCCGCGCAACTCACCCCGGTGGTCGCAGTGCCTGCGACGCCTGACGTCTCCGGCGCGACCAGAACCGCCGAGACGGCCGCCTCCAGCCGGTTGGCCGCGGCGAGCACGAGTGGAACGGCCGCCAGCTCCTTCGTGATGGTCGCATCGTTGCCGAACGAACAACAGCCCCACTCTCCCGATGCGATCGCATTCAAGGTGGTGGGCTTCCGGTGGTCGCCGGTCCAGAAAACGCTGGGGCGCATGCATTTCATCATCCACATGACAAGGCACGCTCTCGTTAGCGTTGCGCGCGTCGCCGCGCGCAATGTATGGGTCGATGCTCGAGTCATCAGCGCTCGCCCGGCGCCGGCAGCCGGAGTTCGCGCGGCTCCCGAGATCGTGGCCATGGTGCGAGCGCCGAAAGTCGTGGAGACCGACGCCGTTAGCGTTCCCATGACGACGCCCGCCACCGCCGCCTGGGCAAGCGCAAGCTCCGATCTCGCCGTCGCGACGAGCGATGCGCTCGCGCAAGAGCTGCGCGCTTCGAACTCGCTCGCGGACCGGGCGCGCATCGTTCGAGAACTTGCAGACCGCTATGACGACGCCGCCGCCCGCGATGCCTTGGTGAGCGCGCTCGCCGGCGATTCCAGCGTGCGCATCCGAGTTCAAGCCGCTCACGTGCTGGCAGACAGGGCGGAAGAGGCTTACGCGAAAGCCGCGCTCGCAAGCGCTCTGCGCGCGAGCAACATCGCGACCATCCAAGCGATCGCGCTCGATGCGCTCCAGCCATATCTCGACGAAGCCGCGATTCGCGCTGCCGTCGTCGAAGCGCTCCGATCGGAAAACGTGAAGATCCGCCGAGCCGCGGCTCAGACGCTCGCGCCGTATGCGGATGAGGATGCAGCCGTGAAGCGTGCCCTTGAAGAGGCGTCGCGCGCATGCGCACAGGCGGCCAAGGCCACAAAGGCCTCGGCGGCCGAGCTCACGGAGGCTCGCAGAGCGCTTGAGGACGTGCGTAAGGCTATGGAGCAGCAGGGGATGCAGCCGCACAAGAAGCTCGACGCGCCCAGCGACTAG